One segment of Campylobacter hominis ATCC BAA-381 DNA contains the following:
- the hisC gene encoding histidinol-phosphate transaminase, which yields MKFNDYVENLQNYEAGKPVELVVREYGVKEDDVIKLASNENPLGTGKKAVKAIYKMAKHANLYPDDSMFELKGALADKYGVSEKNVIIGAGSDQIIEFLIHAKCNENNGILTAGTTFSMYGIYAKHAKAKHFSTASKFHDLKEIKELYESHKDEISVIFLCVPNNPLGECLDAKDVIKFIKSIDDDTLVVIDAAYNEFASFKDKHKHIEPAEIVKLKNAIYLGTFSKVYGLGGLRVGYGVADEKIISALYKLRPPFNVANLSLAAAVAALQDKKFIEKTIKNNFKEMKKYEKFANATGIKFIKSYTNFITFILDESKKSSEISQKLLEKGLIVRDLKGYGLNAIRITVGLPKQNKRIFDELRKLLG from the coding sequence ATGAAATTTAATGATTACGTAGAAAATTTACAAAATTATGAAGCCGGTAAGCCCGTCGAACTTGTAGTGCGCGAATATGGCGTCAAAGAAGACGATGTAATAAAACTGGCAAGCAATGAAAATCCGCTCGGAACTGGTAAAAAAGCTGTAAAAGCAATTTATAAAATGGCAAAACATGCAAATCTTTACCCTGATGATTCCATGTTTGAGTTAAAAGGTGCACTTGCAGACAAATACGGTGTCAGCGAAAAAAATGTAATAATAGGTGCCGGAAGTGATCAGATAATAGAGTTTTTAATCCATGCAAAATGTAATGAAAACAATGGAATTTTAACGGCCGGCACAACATTTTCAATGTATGGAATTTATGCAAAACATGCAAAAGCAAAACATTTCAGCACTGCTTCAAAATTTCACGATTTAAAAGAGATAAAAGAGCTTTACGAATCACATAAGGATGAAATTTCGGTAATTTTCCTGTGCGTACCGAACAATCCGCTTGGAGAATGTCTTGATGCCAAAGATGTGATTAAATTTATAAAAAGTATAGATGATGACACTCTTGTTGTGATCGATGCGGCTTATAACGAGTTTGCAAGTTTTAAAGATAAACACAAACATATCGAACCTGCGGAAATTGTGAAATTAAAAAATGCGATTTATCTTGGCACTTTTTCAAAAGTTTACGGACTTGGCGGACTTCGCGTTGGGTATGGTGTGGCTGATGAAAAAATAATTTCAGCTTTATATAAACTTCGTCCTCCGTTTAATGTTGCAAATTTAAGTTTAGCTGCAGCAGTAGCTGCTTTACAGGATAAAAAATTTATTGAAAAAACAATAAAAAATAATTTCAAAGAGATGAAAAAATATGAAAAATTTGCAAACGCAACCGGAATAAAATTTATCAAAAGCTATACGAATTTCATAACTTTTATACTTGATGAAAGTAAGAAGTCAAGCGAAATTTCACAAAAATTACTTGAAAAAGGTCTTATTGTAAGAGATCTGAAAGGATACGGCTTAAATGCGATTAGAATTACAGTCGGTCTTCCAAAACAAAATAAACGAATTTTTGATGAGCTAAGAAAGCTTTTAGGATAA
- the pheA gene encoding prephenate dehydratase, giving the protein MQNINDLRNLIDEIDDELVKTLDRRLEIVKKIGELKLSKGGAIYRPERESSIISRLDSLKPKNLNKKAIEAIFFEIFSISRNLEKPQNVAFLGPYGTYSHQAAKARFGAISSYLPLANIEAVFKEITNGEAKFGVVPIENNTEGAVGVTLDCLRKYEKVKIVAEIYLDIHHSFVSCCDYITQIKKIFSHPQGYSQCLKFLDDHALSEVEFVATKSTALAAQMASGTPNSAAICSKIAADLYKVPIMFDRIEDNAANRTRFFILSDFKNAKSDNDKTSILAKTDHRPGALVELLQMFRNENINLTKLINRPAKMKEFRTVFYIDFDGHIDDENVKRVLELASSVGHEISWLGSYIKGEEI; this is encoded by the coding sequence GTGCAAAATATAAATGATTTAAGAAATTTGATAGATGAAATTGACGATGAACTTGTAAAAACTCTTGATCGTCGTTTAGAAATCGTAAAAAAAATCGGTGAGCTTAAACTTTCAAAAGGCGGTGCGATCTATCGTCCCGAAAGAGAAAGCTCGATTATCAGTCGCCTTGATTCGTTAAAACCTAAAAATTTAAATAAAAAAGCGATTGAAGCGATTTTTTTTGAAATTTTCTCAATTTCCAGAAATTTGGAAAAACCTCAAAATGTTGCATTTTTAGGACCTTACGGAACGTATTCTCATCAAGCTGCAAAAGCACGTTTCGGCGCCATCAGCTCATATTTACCGCTAGCAAATATAGAAGCCGTTTTTAAAGAAATAACAAACGGTGAAGCTAAATTCGGCGTCGTTCCTATAGAAAATAACACTGAAGGCGCCGTAGGAGTTACGCTTGATTGCTTACGAAAATATGAAAAAGTAAAAATAGTAGCAGAAATTTATCTTGATATACATCACTCTTTTGTTAGCTGTTGTGATTATATAACGCAGATTAAAAAGATTTTTTCACATCCGCAGGGATATTCTCAATGTCTTAAATTTTTAGATGATCATGCTTTAAGCGAGGTTGAATTTGTAGCGACAAAATCAACTGCGCTTGCCGCTCAAATGGCAAGCGGTACTCCTAATTCGGCCGCGATTTGCTCTAAAATAGCCGCCGATCTTTACAAAGTGCCTATAATGTTTGACAGAATCGAAGATAATGCTGCAAATCGCACGAGATTTTTTATATTGAGTGATTTTAAAAATGCAAAAAGCGACAATGATAAAACCAGTATTTTGGCAAAAACGGATCATCGTCCGGGCGCTTTGGTTGAGCTTTTGCAAATGTTTAGAAATGAAAATATAAACTTAACTAAATTAATCAATCGTCCCGCTAAAATGAAAGAGTTCAGAACCGTTTTTTACATTGATTTTGACGGGCATATTGACGATGAAAATGTAAAAAGAGTTTTAGAACTTGCAAGTAGTGTCGGCCACGAAATTTCATGGCTTGGAAGTTATATAAAAGGAGAAGAGATATGA
- a CDS encoding HAD-IIA family hydrolase → MSFFIDVQGTLLSDADKSPVNGACKLIEFLNKKNLPYIVITNNTKHTSAEFLASLRQKGLAVKDGAYLDPFCVLDDIIKPCEVAMFGADEFINTMQKLGYTQNLKNAKAVMVASFDDFKFSDFASMIELINDGAKFIPMHETSVYKKHGRLFPGVGAIASMIKNATGTEYKAVGKPSVKFFQTALNLIKKQDNSLNFKDIKIISDDARGDLSGAKNLGMQTALVLSGKVSSVQNSGVKPEILDEIYKYVGEFLEVLSAKYK, encoded by the coding sequence ATGAGTTTTTTTATAGATGTTCAAGGCACACTTTTAAGTGATGCCGATAAAAGCCCTGTAAATGGAGCATGCAAACTAATTGAGTTTTTAAATAAAAAAAATTTACCATATATTGTGATTACAAACAATACAAAACACACAAGTGCCGAATTTTTGGCAAGTTTGAGACAAAAAGGGCTTGCTGTCAAAGACGGTGCTTATTTGGATCCGTTTTGTGTTTTGGATGATATTATAAAGCCTTGCGAAGTTGCGATGTTTGGTGCCGATGAGTTTATAAACACGATGCAAAAACTTGGATATACTCAAAATTTAAAAAATGCGAAAGCTGTTATGGTTGCCAGTTTTGATGATTTCAAGTTCAGCGATTTTGCTTCAATGATTGAGCTTATAAATGACGGCGCAAAATTTATTCCTATGCACGAAACAAGCGTTTATAAAAAACACGGTAGACTTTTTCCTGGAGTAGGAGCTATTGCTTCAATGATAAAAAATGCAACGGGAACCGAATATAAAGCAGTCGGTAAACCAAGCGTAAAATTTTTTCAAACAGCTTTGAATTTGATAAAAAAGCAAGATAATTCATTAAATTTTAAAGATATAAAAATAATTAGTGACGATGCAAGAGGCGATTTGTCGGGTGCTAAAAATCTTGGTATGCAAACGGCTTTAGTTTTAAGCGGAAAAGTTTCAAGCGTGCAAAATTCCGGTGTAAAGCCTGAAATTTTGGATGAAATTTACAAATATGTCGGAGAATTTTTGGAGGTTTTAAGTGCAAAATATAAATGA